A region of Leishmania panamensis strain MHOM/PA/94/PSC-1 chromosome 33 sequence DNA encodes the following proteins:
- a CDS encoding hypothetical protein (TriTrypDB/GeneDB-style sysID: LpmP.33.0980), giving the protein MPSPSPFSSSVFERLSYSQRGTGKNRGAQSLARRSQELGAQLCGRLSQMSLEVNSAAFGGTATIAADVGAAARDADSPLAPSFSSPATAPLCFMEDVHRDLSAHYGSHAVRRGLAKPLGPCVHPVIRKGRFAAQSTGMHSPLYMRVWLLRLVRRCWCPRCGVWLTRGSTPTHTEVKASRTILATLKECRVRRQLRSSRHATTRGRFMLCCLRCLDTAQRAAKRHTSLSEIATSEQQRKQGADRNTAENVSLSTRRAAREARATRVERALKALLAEARVPRRNRRCRRRSQRRRRDSKEEARKGAKVAVHADSGNPAAVLQHSSSASQVTHKLALSLVHKTTPLAGIAGSGNTTKTSAASLPTTARTAQKSLQGLVPSGPLKKSALRVSAMPPRQQSPKKLPATVSSACEVSMVTAEPAVVVSSTVRIPPPLPSSSINISGAHAPITDWPVEAVQEEEMKTASRTPGTSSKNTPATTSVSAPTFPFTDSRPSCAPPGPHEPPRPAKAIASTLRTSNTPKRAACPPAKDASTTKKPTTAKKKLMDTMNQLGF; this is encoded by the coding sequence ATGCCGTCCCCCTCACCTTTCTCTTCTAGTGTTTTCGAGCGCCTCTCGTATTCGCAGCGAGGCACCGGAAAGAACAGAGGCGCGCAATCGCTTGCCCGTCGCTCCCAGGAACTTGGGGCACAGCTATGCGGCCGGCTGTCCCAGATGTCCCTTGAGGTAAACTCTGCGGCATTCGGTGGCACCGCTACCATTGCTGCTGacgtcggcgctgctgcccgcgATGCCGACTCACCGTTGGCGCCTTcattctcttctcctgccaCCGCGCCGCTATGCTTCATGGAGGACGTGCACCGTGACCTCTCGGCTCACTACGGCTCCCATGCGGTCCGACGCGGCCTTGCGAAGCCACTTGGCCCGTGCGTGCACCCCGTCATTCGCAAAGGGAGATTTGCCGCGCAGAGTACAGGAATGCATAGTCCCTTGTACATGCGGGTGTGGTTACTGCGATTGGTGCGTCGATGCTGGTGCCCTCGTTGCGGTGTGTGGCTCACCCGCGGCagcacgcccacgcacaccgagGTCAAAGCAAGCCGAACCATACTCGCCACACTGAAGGAGTGCCGCGTGCGACGTCAACTCCGTTCCTCACGTCACGCCACCACACGCGGCCGATTCATGTTGTGTTGTCTTCGCTGTCTCGACACTGCCCAGCGCGCCGCcaagagacacacaagcCTCTCAGAAATCGCCACtagtgagcagcagcggaaacAAGGTGCGGACAGGAACACCGCTGAGAACGTTTCGCTGTCTACAAGGCGCGCGGCACGAGAGGCACGTGCTACCCGTGTCGAACGAGCTTTAAAGGCTCTTTTAGCCGAGGCCCGAGTACCACGCCGAaaccgtcgctgccgcaggcgcAGTCAACGTCGCCGTCGCgacagcaaagaagaggcTAGGAAAGGGGCAAAGGTGGCTGTGCACGCGGATTCTGGCAACCCGGCAGCAGTACTTCAACATAGCTCTTCTGCGTCTCAAGTCACACACAAgcttgctctctcgcttgtgCACAAGACGACACCGCTGGCTGGCATCGCTGGCTCTGGAAACACCACCAAAACGTCGGCGGCGTCACTGCCAACGACTGCCCGCACAGCCCAGAAGAGTTTGCAGGGTCTGGTGCCGAGTGGTCCACTGAAGAAAAGTGCGCTGCGGGTCTCTGCCATGCCCCCGCGTCAACAGAGTCCAAAGAAGTTGCCGGCCACTGTCTCCAGCGCTTGCGAGGTCAGCATGGTAACTGCAGAACCCGCAGTGGTCGTTTCATCAACCGTACGAATCCCTCCACCTTTGCCATCCTCGTCTATCAATATCAGCGGGGCACACGCGCCCATTACCGATTGGCCTGTGGAAGCGgtgcaagaagaagaaatgaAGACAGCTAGCAGGACCCCAGGCACCAGTAGTAAGAACACACCCGCAACGACCTCAGTCTCAGCCCCGACGTTTCCCTTCACGGACTCGCGGCCgtcttgcgctcctcctggTCCACACGAGCCCCCAAGGCCTGCAAAGGCAATCGCATCCACGCTGCGCACATCGAATACTCCAAAGAGGGCCGCCTGTCCCCCTGCCAAGGATGCATCCACGACGAAAAAGCCAACCACCGCGAAGAAGAAACTCATGGACACTATGAACCAGCTCGGGTTTTGA
- a CDS encoding hypothetical protein (TriTrypDB/GeneDB-style sysID: LpmP.33.0990) — MPVVVSMHACSAWPVSIDLVAFRFFLAGYSAEEAVEQLMVPQSKAQTAVPRWRTSSASPSSSRSSDSGRDSHPGSASSLWFVSRSVEHRRHRRHQRKSQQLQRSLSVMHNAQQQTEDKRLEAEDESPHITMPTTEAALPRTSSTGRFESDECIPTTAAAPSSTPVFSSSTTHVSASSTTIGVAASSAVSHPISDVHTYRHRHRQHQYRDKLQGGFDNKKPHHTASHSRRSRTAAPPSKVSSESTPLSAGFSSSRRLTDYATVSTTAAAPGDASSGSGARAGGSSSNHHLHHVNFGDVKASSSSHQLREKRRKANPDQQCFFLNEGYIKFQLQLQDVEAIGGSPVGSSSLQSRYLFEEVTEQYQTFRELSREEQLGSPYAFLSNYYIPIPVATRLQLLQMFYETDVGIFRWAFGDKLSRFDLPAALSAACEENVSGALSAGAVGLSSNSGSSSGAADGVGSAASFWTSRWKSSPSKLATMDAATVKRLSEQHVDALRRQWENVKRVCVTVAALYRGRGGMCVPLDMPLLTTIQQCFGLRNEQAVNYATAAFGFEHHLETRLFEHLHNFSEYGVICTIVASLWCDCSGYFLSGVFRDGCRRLGRLLDEYRILSELHFIVFGEAMRPRWQVQLDEVQRVITTSSHVDKNAMASATAAVSGTSPVTSGISGGGGSVATPTTVSGGALPIFSSSVAGVGSGHFGGTTGGTAPDSGNASTFTPSVTPTTSGPPCANNVHSPFSGNGQYSRPFLMEFPSLMKHLFRICVTLGNNGGLNDGLDIFFTRIYSYLELLSSRTASAIASRMVNTAASGGFTTTGAAAAPGTGAHACALSGQFGGFTGGGDAVPGIGASVAPSGRPPLPPYSGRVRSDDDLSRVAADSVGTRVPATASTPPPQSAFSSSTGLTRSGTSLGRPLGVGLPRVTSSGHLPRQVSGRGGGDTDAMSLHTMARAAHLTTAAGSNGCVDEGFAASTSFPYAISTIINTSLTQPASALLPLTAAITAHNSYTIDSFASSPLLPALRTYGFASEDEPTDRNTDAGYGHGEAVAPPMPGGVHPASCSSPHNSGGISFATAQPGPASTSFLPSQVSDMVLKVIDKRYLRELCMLLTALPLAWRQLTVLTHEDHMTTDKAVCDVMMALKSITQVLMASDDFH; from the coding sequence ATGCCTGTCGTTGTGTCGATGCACGCCTGCTCGGCGTGGCCGGTGAGCATCGACCTCGtcgcttttcgttttttcttGGCGGGGTACTCggctgaggaggcggtggagcagctcatGGTGCCGCAGAGTAAAGCGCAAACAGCGGTACCGCGCTGGCGCACGTCCTCTGCATCACCCTCGTCCTCAAGGTCATCGGACTCGGGCAGAGACTCGCACCCGGGctcggcgtcgtcgttgtgGTTCGTTTCCCGCTCTGTGGAGCACCGTCGCCATCGGCGGCATCAGCGGAAGTCTCAGCAACTGCagcgctcgctctctgtgatgcacaatgcgcagcagcagaccgAAGACAAGCGCTTAGAGGCCGAGGATGAGAGTCCTCATATCACAATGCCCACCACGGAGGCAGCTCTGCCTCGTACCAGCTCAACAGGACGCTTCGAGAGCGACGAGTGCATAccgaccaccgccgcagctccaAGCAGTACCCCCGTGTTCAGCAGTAGCACCACCCACGTCTCCGCTTCATCCACGACTATCGGTGTGGCAGCGTCCTCCGCGGTTTCCCACCCCATCTCGGACGTCCACACATaccgccatcgccatcgtcAGCATCAGTATCGAGACAAGTTGCAGGGCGGCTTCGACAACAAAAAGCCGCACCACACAGCATCACACTCGCGCCGTTCGCGCACAGCCGCCCCGCCGTCGAAGGTGAGCAGCGAGTCGACTCCACTTTCGGCTGGCTTCAGCAGTTCCAGACGCCTCACCGATTACGCTACCGTCTCcactaccgctgccgcccccggcgatgccagcagcggtagtGGAGCGCGGGCAGGTGGATCGAGCAGCAACCACCATCTTCACCACGTCAACTTCGGCGATGTGAAGGCATCCTCATCTTCGCATCAGCTCCGCGAGAAGCGCCGCAAAGCCAACCCAGATCAGCAGTGCTTCTTCTTGAATGAGGGCTACATCAAGTTTCAGCTGCAGCTACAGGATGTTGAGGCAATCGGCGGGAGCCCCGtcggctcctcctccctgcagAGTCGCTACCTGTTCGAGGAGGTGACGGAACAGTATCAGACGTTTCGCGAGCTGTCacgcgaggagcagctcggCTCCCCCTATGCGTTTCTCTCCAACTATTATATTCCCATACCCGTGGCAACGCGTCTGCAGCTACTGCAAATGTTCTACGAGACGGACGTGGGCATCTTTCGGTGGGCCTTCGGCGACAAGCTCAGCCGCTTCGACTTGCCCGCAGCGCTGAGTGCAGCGTGCGAGGAAAACGTGAGCGGAGCTCTCTCGGCGGGTGCGGTGGGACTCAGCAGTAACTctggtagcagcagcggtgccgcagacGGGGtaggcagcgccgcgtccTTCTGGACCAGCCGGTGGAAGAGCTCCCCCAGCAAGCTTGCAACAATGgacgcggcgacggtgaAGCGGCTCAGCGAGCAGCACGTCGACGCCCTTCGTCGTCAGTGGGAAAATGTCAAGCGCGTCTGCGTCACTGTCGCAGCCCTCTAtcgcggcagaggcggaatGTGCGTTCCCCTCGATATGCCCCTCCTGACGACCATCCAGCAGTGCTTCGGACTACGCAACGAGCAGGCTGTCAATTacgccacagcagccttCGGCTTCGAGCACCACCTGGAGACGCGTCTCTTTGAGCACTTGCACAACTTCAGCGAGTACGGCGTGATCTGCACCATCGTGGCATCTTTGTGGTGTGACTGCTCCGGTTATTTCTTAAGTGGGGTTTTCCGTGACGGATGCCGCCGACTTGGTCGCCTGCTGGATGAGTATCGCATTCTGTCGGAACTTCACTTCATCGTCTTTGGTGAGGCAATGCGTCCGCGGTGGCAGGTGCAGCTggacgaggtgcagcgcgtcATCACAACCTCTTCTCATGTCGACAAAAATGCGATGGCttcagcaacggcagcggttTCTGGGACGAGTCCTGTCACCTCAGgcatcagcggcggtggcggcagcgttgcAACGCCAACGACAGTGTCCGGTGGTGCTCTGCCTATCTTCTCGAGTAGCGTCGCTGGGGTGGGCAGCGGTCACTTTGGCGGCACGACAGGCGGGACCGCGCCTGACTCGGGCAACGCCAGCACGTTCACCCCGTCAGTAACCCCGACTACAAGCGGGCCGCCTTGCGCGAACAACGTGCACTCACCGTTCAGCGGCAACGGGCAGTACAGCCGGCCCTTTTTGATGGAGTTCCCGTCCCTGATGAAGCACCTTTTTCGCATCTGCGTGACCCTCGGCAACAATGGTGGTCTCAACGACGGCCTCGACATCTTCTTCACTCGCATCTACTCTTACTTGGAGCTTCTCAGCTCACGAACGGCGTCTGCGATCGCGTCGCGCATGGTGAACACCGCTGCATCAGGCGGGTTTACCACgaccggtgccgctgctgctcctgggACTGGGGCCCATGCCTGCGCTCTGTCTGGCCAGTTTGGTGGGTTcactggcggtggtgacgccGTGCCTGGCATTGGCGCATCCGTAGCGCCGTCTGGtcgaccgccgctgccgccgtacAGTGGCCGCGTGCGGAGCGATGACGACTTGAGCCGCGTCGCGGCTGACAGCGTAGGTACGAGGGTACCAGCTACCGCCtcgacaccaccgccccAGAGTGCATTCTCGTCGTCCACCGGTTTGACGCGCAGTGGCACGAGCCTCGGCAGACCGCTTGGCGTAGGACTTCCTCGCGTGACGTCTTCCGGTCATCTTCCTCGCCAAGTTagtggcagaggaggtggcgatACGGACGCGATGTCGCTGCACACAATGGCACGCGCTGCTcacctcaccaccgccgcaggaAGCAACGGTTGCGTCGATGAGGGTTTTGCCGCGAGCACTTCATTCCCCTACGCGATCTCTACTATCATAAACACCTCCTTGACTCAGCCTGCCAGCGCTCTGCTACCCTTGACTGCAGCCATCACCGCCCATAACAGCTATACAATCGACAGCTTCGCCTCTTCACCGCTATTACCTGCGCTGAGAACTTACGGCTTTGCGTCAGAAGACGAGCCTACAGACAGGAACACGGACGCAGGGTACGGACACGGTGAGGCGGTGGCCCCGCCCATGCCGGGTGGCGTCCACCCAGCGAGCTGCTCTTCACCACATAACAGCGGTGGCATTTCCTTCGCGACGGCACAGCCCGGGCCTGCCTCGACGTCGTTCTTACCGTCCCAGGTGAGTGACATGGTGCTGAAAGTGATTGACAAGCGATATCTGCGCGAACTCTGCATGTTGCTCACAGCCCTGCCCCTTGCGTGGCGCCAGCTGACAGTGCTGACGCACGAAGACCACATGACGACCGACAAGGCTGTGTGTGATGTGATGATGGCACTGAAGTCAATCACGCAGGTGCTCATGGCTTCGGACGACTTTCATTAG
- a CDS encoding hypothetical protein (TriTrypDB/GeneDB-style sysID: LpmP.33.1000) yields MTSNAARYAATLGANLLHEWILAVKQPSPPTVTAAPSTVVDAAQEGGVRKTHFASTVAYFPLEERIGLPELKSILGAFQAPPHGAVTRWLDASSSKGSGSGTADRVVALRALNTSRSVDELSVIVADLPRNPNPAQRPGQQRTRDATDVHSSAAGKGHMHSPALSLPLSAPTLGLRSLSQEEFIRAIQSAVPSATVPDILSLLRKAISETQETVSWSELTAFLVTRSRQKADVALENQRFVLGGPPRGMRFDDQHGSPITCVAMEPMRRLLVTGCSEGSVRAWSSGSDLVYRGLLLQVDKWIVGLHWGCKQRVLYVVTMDRWVYILSGSTYEVLRVYHGRGITESSVNMTYASETIGTVHVGGVPQTKNLVSSARSYGGVRLVPPGISPFNKSKTSLSPRPPTSRSGSCKSHKERMQRLLSSAMHACRAVHTMSKETATPEHPHRSTSTQTDATSTAVSTSASQVSSSGTPMPSPLPTSSLAMVYSLTTTDAAEALHQDNTPLTGAGRGPYVRQELEEGVLTALVDPVTATAFHESALQEDVLLLGTSTGDVFLFQLAHQNHLSRKRVLVARHIFRQLHRGRVTKLDLLLSLHALVSSGDDGHVCVTSPVAGQPLRAFYAAGLPDQHASVTDFDVHPQLKMLLTVGPERRALVWEWSQPLPIALLGPANSPCCGAAFMGDQVLTMSLDGVLHVYDCKGFHFQQELSLATAGSLDRFGGAVGATHSVISRMHVDEARKRVLCFGHFPLSLCVKWQVSSDFPERYRGHHTPMLTTLSSRIFGQVVTVGTDGVVMTWMPRSGVKESSFLLSNFSNTTSASAPLRPTAASMDVLQRRLLTGFANGVMVVWSILNGQVERVLTAAAATALPSPSLSPAALGGTAKKTMNSMSGSSSSSSPVVTASEWSVTATAAVAIPSTRRDVTAVGSLLRHRSISYIFAIGSHLYVDAAVDSTGAAARSSGPQLGEYSTTPASSWTVPSALGDVTMLVQLGPQLIGCSTASGAVLLYNVLFERQEGAALWVRESLLSPAWATGGLLSPTPTSTAMGGDVVNIGGPSALPQRNSTVSAAGPLMGSSGTHSQRTVPGAATLFLASLVNTARATGTPEAASADSTTPAAVMTGAVVSRVNCMMTLPTVHPRLLLVGQEDGTVSFWHTLRRVCLGAVNLTTAAGVEDAKQGESAIVIMSMEETDGRMLVFGDGEGKVHVCLVKWKLLTDSHEQTAALAMPNFALYSLTPTPKEEQLPAVAASTTSASDDAQAAERSLPVLQQLERVHVFASGLALSGIRVVHAEETAPLDCAAAPPPKTDTEAEAAATALEEDRDSPADSISLGARKDSGKARLLIICTGVDHYVRVFTLAGFPIGELGMDAWDAARPSAFRFMGEPTVPPAVPLPCSPAGNFNWQQEEHNAITKSGCYHDYLADLYATHHTRPEMPVGSSRELTHGGSVSLRRAMGGSVYFECTGSPPSHAAARTSLAPRPSLPDAMHPLDRVGSATTVDKLPSYGHPSVTAFAENAEAGTGLRRELCSDVASGFLLSGLRPGQTGPPKHCLTARLRQNTRHRYETGRHLRGVLKRAYARQLQDRNLQGHTSPFLSYHQPRAAHSPAQWPRGILCCRERASRDTVGVPLCSQRVQ; encoded by the coding sequence ATGACCAGCAACGCCGCCCGCTACGCCGCGACACTTGGAGCCAACCTCCTGCATGAGTGGATCTTAGCCGTCAAGCAGCCATCTCCGCCTACCGTGACCGCCGCACCTTCAACTGTTGTAGACGCAGCGCAGGAAGGAGGGGTGCGCAAAACGCACTTTGCATCAACCGTGGCGTACTTCCCACTGGAGGAGCGAATTGGCCTGCCAGAGTTGAAGAGCATCTTGGGCGCGTTTCAAGCGCCCCCGCACGGGGCAGTGACCCGATGGTTGGACGCATCATCAAGCAAGGGCTCAGGTAGCGGAACTGCTGACCGTGTTGTAGCGCTGCGAGCGCTGAATACGTCCCGCTCGGTAGATGAGCTTTCTGTCATCGTCGCTGACCTCCCGCGAAACCCAAATCCTGCGCAGCGGCCTGGCCAGCAACGCACGCGTGACGCGACTGACGTGCATTCATCTGCAGCAGGTAAGGGACACATGCACTCGCctgccctttctcttccgcTTTCTGCGCCAACTCTAGGTTTGCGAAGCTTGTCTCAGGAGGAGTTCATCCGCGCCATCCAGAGCGCAGTGCCATCTGCCACCGTGCCTGACATCCTGTCACTGCTCAGAAAGGCAATCTCCGAGACCCAGGAGACCGTCTCCTGGAGTGAGCTGACCGCGTTTCTGGTTACCCGCTCACGGCAGAAGGCCGACGTCGCCCTCGAAAATCAGCGCTTCGTCCTCGGCGGCCCGCCACGCGGGATGCGCTTTGACGATCAGCATGGCAGCCCCATCACGTGCGTCGCGATGGAGCCGATgcgtcgcctcctcgtgACGGGGTGTAGTGAGGGGTCAGTGCGAGcctggagcagcggcagtgaccTTGTCTACCGTGGCCTACTGCTTCAGGTGGACAAGTGGATTGTGGGGCTGCATTGGGGGTGCAAGCAGCGTGTTCTCTACGTCGTCACGATGGATCGCTGGGTATACATTCTGAGTGGCTCCACgtacgaggtgctgcgcgtctACCACGGCCGTGGCATCACCGAGTCCTCAGTCAATATGACGTACGCAAGCGAGACTATCGGCACTGTGCATGTCGGCGGGGTGCCGCAGACAAAGAACCTTGTATCGAGTGCTCGCAGCTATGGCGGAGTGCGCCTCGTCCCGCCGGGCATCAGCCCCTTCAATAAATCGAAGACGTCGTTGTCACCGCGTCCCCCTACGAGCCGCTCCGGCTCGTGCAAGTCACATAAGGAGCGCATGCAGCGTCTGCTTTCTTCTGCCATGCACGCGTGCCGTGCCGTGCATACGATGAGCAAAGAAACGGCTACCCCTGAGCAcccgcaccgcagcacgtCAACACAGACTGACGCGACCAGCACGGCAGTGAGTACAAGTGCATCACAGGTGTCCTCGTCAGGCACACCGATGCCCTCTCCTTTACCTACATCTTCTCTGGCTATGGTCTATTCGCTGACGACCACCGATGCCGCTGAGGCGTTGCACCAGGACAACACCCCGCTTACTGGGGCTGGCAGAGGCCCCTATGTTCGCCAAGAACTGGAGGAGGGTGTTCTTACTGCCCTAGTTGACCCcgtgacagcgacggcgttTCATGAATCTGCTCTCCAAGAGGATGTGCTACTGCTCGGGACGAGCACTGGTGacgtttttctctttcagctGGCGCATCAGAACCACCTCAGCAGAAAGCGGGTGCTGGTGGCACGGCACATCTTCCGTCAGCTTCACCGCGGCCGTGTTACAAAGCTCgatctgctgctgtctctgcACGCTCTAGTCAGTTCAGGCGACGACGGACACGTCTGCGTCACTTCTCCCGTGGCTGGGCAGCCACTTAGGGCCTTTTACGCGGCTGGCCTCCCCGATCAGCACGCAAGCGTAACTGACTTCGACGTGCACCCGCAGCTGAAGATGTTGCTGACCGTCGGCCCAGAGCGGCGGGCGCTGGTGTGGGAATGGTCCCAGCCCTTACCCATCGCACTGCTCGGCCCGGCCAATAGCCCTTGCTGCGGGGCCGCCTTCATGGGTGATCAGGTGCTCACGATGAGCCTCGATGGAGTGCTACACGTCTATGACTGCAAAGGGTTCCACTTTCAACAGGAGCTCTCCTTGGCCACAGCGGGCTCCCTCGATCGCTTCGGCGGTGCCGTTGGGGCCACTCACTCCGTCATCTCGCGGATGCATGTGGATGAGGCGCGGAAGCGGGTGCTGTGCTTTGGGcacttccccctttccttgtGCGTGAAATGGCAGGTCTCCTCTGACTTTCCGGAGCGCTACCGAGGGCACCACACGCCGATGCTCACGACGCTGTCTTCGCGTATCTTTGGACAGGTAGTGACAGTGGGAACAGACGGTGTTGTTATGACGTGGATGCCACGCTCAGGGGTGAAGGAGTCGTCGTTTCTTCTCTCAAACTTCTCAAACACGACGTCAGCTTCAGCCCCGCTTCGGCCGACGGCTGCCTCCATGGACGTCTTGCAGCGCCGCCTACTCACAGGCTTTGCTAACGGGGTCATGGTTGTATGGAGCATCCTGAACGGCCAAGTTGAGCGCGTCTTGACAGCGGCCGCTGCGACAGCATTACCGTCACCTTCGTTGTCGCCAGCAGCTTTGGGAGGCACGGCGAAGAAGACAATGAATTCAATgtccggcagcagcagcagcagcagccctgtTGTCACCGCCTCGGAGTGGTCTGTGACGgccactgcagcggtggcgataCCATCGACAAGGCGCGATGTCACCGCAGTCGGCTCCCTTCTGCGCCACCGGTCTATTTCATACATCTTCGCCATTGGCTCGCATCTATACGTGGACGCGGCAGTGGATAGCactggtgccgccgcgcggaGCAGCGGTCCTCAGCTCGGCGAATACTCCACGacgccggcgtcgtcgtgGACGGTGCCGAGTGCGTTGGGCGATGTAACAATGCTAGTGCAGCTGGGGCCGCAGCTTATCGGgtgctccaccgcctctggAGCAGTGCTTCTGTACAACGTACTCTTCGAGCGGCAGGAAGGTGCGGCACTGTGGGTGCGCGAGTCTCTTCTATCCCCGGCATGGGCAACCGGtggtcttctctctcctacgCCAACCTCGACTGCCATGGGCGGCGACGTTGTCAACATCGGAGGTCCGAGTGCGTTGCCGCAGCGAAACAGCACTGTGTCGGCCGCCGGTCCGCtgatgggcagcagcggcacgcacaGTCAGCGCACCGTCCCTGGCGCCGCCACACTTTTTCTCGCGTCCCTCGTGAACACAGCCAGGGCTACTGGAACGCCAGAGGCGGCTAGCGCTGACTCGACAACACCGGCGGCAGTGATGACGGGTGCTGTTGTCTCGCGTGTAAACTGCATGATGACATTGCCGACTGTTCAcccgcggctgctgctcgtgggTCAGGAGGATGGCACCGTGTCGTTTTGGCACACCCTACGTCGCGTTTGCCTGGGCGCTGTGAACTTGACAACTGCGGCTGGCGTCGAGGATGCAAAACAGGGCGAGAGTGCAATAGTGATCATGAGCATGGAGGAGACAGATGGGCGAATGCTCGTGTTtggcgacggagagggaaaagtgCACGTATGTCTTGTGAAGTGGAAGTTGCTGACGGATTCGCACGAGCAGACAGCTGCTCTCGCCATGCCGAACTTTGCCCTGTACTCTCTGACGCCGACTCCAAAGGAGGAGCAACTcccagcggtggcagcgtcgACGACGAGCGCATCAGACGATGCACAGGCTGCCGAGCGgtcgctgccggtgctgcagcagctggagcgcgTACACGTGTTTGCAAGTGGGCTCGCATTGTCCGGAATCCGTGTTGTTCACGCAGAGGAGACCGCCCCGCTCGactgtgccgccgcgccgccgcccaagACAGACACTGAGGCcgaagctgctgctacggCGCTGGAAGAGGACAGGGACAGCCCTGCGGATAGTATCTCGCTGGGGGCACGCAAGGATTCTGGCAAGGCTCGTCTGCTCATCATCTGCACCGGCGTCGACCACTACGTGCGCGTCTTCACGCTGGCTGGATTTCCCATCGGAGAGCTCGGAATGGACGCATGGGATGCCGCGCGACCATCAGCCTTTCGCTTCATGGGCGAACCGACTGTTCCGcctgctgtgccgctgccctgcTCACCTGCTGGTAACTTTAATTGGCAACAGGAGGAGCACAACGCCATCACGAAAAGTGGCTGCTACCACGATTACTTGGCCGACCTGTACGCGACGCATCATACGCGACCTGAGATGCCAGTCGGGTCTTCCAGGGAACTCACACACGGTGGTAGCGTGTCGCTACGGCGAGCAATGGGCGGATCCGTCTACTTCGAGTGCACTGGCAGTCCCCCTTCACACGCCGCCGCTAGAACGTCGTTGGCGCCACGTCCGTCACTTCCTGACGCCATGCACCCGCTAGACAGGGTTGGGAGCGCCACGACAGTGGACAAGCTGCCGAGCTACGGACACCCAAGTGTCACTGCTTTTGCGGAGAACGCCGAAGCGGGCACGGGCCTTAGGCGCGAGTTGTGCTCCGACGTTGCCAGCGGATTTCTCCTCTCGGGCCTGAGGCCCGGCCAAACTGGCCCGCCCAAGCACTGTCTCACTGCACGCCTCCGGCAAAACACGCGACACCGCTATGAAACAGGTCGACACCTTCGAGGGGTGCTAAAGCGCGCGTATGCACGTCAGCTCCAGGACCGCAACCTCCAGGGGCACACATCGCCGTTCTTGTCGTACCACCAGCCGCGAGCTGCCCATTCTCCTGCTCAGTGGCCCCGAGGCATCCTGTGCTGCAGAGAGCGGGCAAGCAGAGACACGGTCGGTGTCCCTCTCTGCAGCCAGCGAGTCCAGTGA